In the Salvia miltiorrhiza cultivar Shanhuang (shh) chromosome 8, IMPLAD_Smil_shh, whole genome shotgun sequence genome, TCATCAAAGCCCAAGCTCCCCAGCGCCCAGCAGATGTCGTCGCCGTTGACGGTCTTCCGCTTCTCCTTGTGGCACTTGTCGGAGGCCTCGCCGGTGACGAAGCTGATGAACTCCGACGCGCATTCCTGCATGGTCTCCTTCGCCTCCTTGGAGATCTTCGCGTTGGGCGGGAGGATCTGCTTCATGATCCGCCCCACATTGGCGATGGGGAGGAGCCGCTCCTGCTCCCTCATCCCGCCTTCGTCTtcgtctccgccgccgccggaaaCTGCGGCCACGGAGGCCGCATAACTGGTGTATGATGATCGAAGCCCTCTTTGCCTGCTTGAGTGATTAGGGCCTATGTTATCAACCATGTTTTTCAACT is a window encoding:
- the LOC131000472 gene encoding nuclear transcription factor Y subunit B-1-like; this encodes MVDNIGPNHSSRQRGLRSSYTSYAASVAAVSGGGGDEDEGGMREQERLLPIANVGRIMKQILPPNAKISKEAKETMQECASEFISFVTGEASDKCHKEKRKTVNGDDICWALGSLGFDDYGDSLKRYLVRYREAEGERAANQNKAPAAPDDGGLPFSFDLMEKRRIN